Genomic DNA from Dermacentor variabilis isolate Ectoservices chromosome 6, ASM5094787v1, whole genome shotgun sequence:
TTACTTAAATGATATATTTTACACTAAGCTACCGGTGAACTTTACTGCCTACGCTGATGACCTTACCGTGCTCATTACGTGTAGAAGAGAAAATGACTTATCCTCTAAAGGTAATGAGTTCTTGCAATACATGTGTCACTGGTCGCAGGAAAATTACCTAAAGGTGAACACAAGCAAAACTAAAGCCATGGTATTTCGAGCGAAAAACAAAGTTGTAAAAGATATTATGCTTAGGTTTGGGGACAACTATATTGAAATCGTTCGTAGTATCAAATGTCTGGGAGTAACCTTCTCGGAGTCGCGTAATTGGGATGCTCAAATTATTAATATATGATCAAAAATGAACAAAGTGAATGGGGTGCTATGTGGTCAATGGTATGTGCTAACAACAAGAATTAAACTATTAATCTACAACGAATTCTTAGTTTCAATACTTAACTACTACCCCACTTTCTGGGGCACAAGTACGAAGCATAATTTATTCAAGATTATTGTTACTCAGAAACGTGCGATAAGGTTAGTTGCTAGCATGCCACGGTATGCCCACACAAAAATCTATTATACCGAGTTTAACATCATTGAAGTGCCTAATCTTTATGCCTTCAGATTAATTCTTCGGTGCAATATTGCTATTAGAACAAACAACGCAGATATGTTGAATCTATTCAACCTTCAAAGCCATGTGCCCATGCAGAATGTACGACGTTGCACCGCTTGGTCTACGCTGTTTTGTCGGACTGTGTACCAATTTCAATCGAGCGCCTCTAAACTTCTCTGTTACCTTAACATACTTGAACGGAAAAACTTCTCACTGGAAGAAATATCCAAAAGTAAGTTAATTAGTGTTTGCCGCTCCTGCACTAATGGATGGTATCTCATTCTGCTTTTTGTATTTTGCGTTATTGTTACATCACATAATGTCAACAAATGCAATAAGGCTGTTCTCAGTTTTGTACGTATATTTTCTTACTGATCCCTACTGTAAGTATTTTTGCCCTTGTATGTTTGCCCATTCAGAATCTATTCCAATGTTTACAGTATTTCTCTGCATTTGTCAAGACTAAGCTGTTTCCTCGTCATACTGTCATGTGGGGCGTAATGGTGTTTTCTCAAGCCCCTGAATGTGGCTTTTACCCTTACGTCCGCTCTCATTCTGTATTCtatggaaagagagaaataaagattattatacTAATATAAACAAGACCATCTCGGTCACAAAATCGACCTGAGGTTATAGGCCCTTGTGTGACAGTGAAATAAGCATTCCAGCTTGTGCTTTTACGCGGCTCTGTGGCGAATGTCAAGGCATCGGGGAAGTTAGGCGAAAGGGAAGCGATAAGTTGATCAAGGTTGTCGTCTTCACAATCCGTCGTACGTAGTGGCATCCTGGAAAGGCAATCCGCGTCTGCGTGTCGATGGCCACTCTTGTACGAAATCGTGAACACATTTTCGCGTAGACGAAGGGCCCTTCGCCCGAGGTGACCGGACAGGTCATGAAGATTGACCAGCCAGCATTGAGATTGGTGAtctgtgacgatggtgaacgGACTACCATATACGTACGAGCGAAACCGCTGCACGGCCAATACTAGTGCTAGacattcttgttccgtcacagtgcAGTTGCGTTCAGGCTTGCTTAAAGAACGGCTTGCGTACGCGACGACATGTTCGTTGTTCCTAGAGCGCCGAACGGGGACGGCACTGATGTCGATGCAACTGGCAGAGGTCTGTGTCAATTTCTTTGGTGACAAAGGATCGAAGCGCCGGAATACGGGCTGTGAAGTTATCGAAAACTTCAGCTGCCGAAAAGCGGCTTCACACTCAGGGGTCCACTGAAACAGAATGTTCTTACGCAGGAGATCCGTCATAGAATGAGCGACATCCTCGAAACCGGGTATGAACCACCGGTAATATGAGCAGAGGTTTACAAAACTACGAAGCTGCTCGACAGATTTAGGTTACTCGAATGATTCAACAGCTGCCGCCTTCTGTGGGTGGGTCTAATGCCATCCTTATGGACGAGATGTCCTAGCACCACAGTACCTGTacctgtacgtgccaaaaccacaaccggaatatgaggcacgccgtagtgacggaGTGAttgttaattttgacaccatgcttTTCTtcaacgtgtccctaaatcaaagtgcacgagtgtatttgtttttcttatttagccctcgtcgaaatgcggagGCCGTGGTCGTGAtgaaacccgcgacctcgagcaatgccataacaCGACgctaccgcggtgggcacagaagtgttgactGCAAGTGTGACCatttccgtagtgtcgcctagaccatAAGGTGGGCTATAATGTGGCTCTGCATATGCGCGCCCGGTCTAATTATTGtgcgcttgacaaatttgcatgatgCTTATTTTTCATAAAAAGCAGCACCGTAACTTCTTTGAACGTAAATTTATCCTGTTTGCTGGCAACCACTGTCATGTCAATATAGTTTCCTTGCCTTTCCTCGTCTTCTCCTCCCAACCTCCCCTCCCTCATTTTATCGGAACTGCGAGAGAAAACCGGCAGGGATTTTATTGACTTTTTTCGCTACAGCTTCGGTCATAcctattctctgcctcctcttccTCGCCTTTCTACCTAGCTTttctctggacttgcacgttagtagaaaccTAAGCGCTGCCATTTCTGAAATGTTGCAGCCGTCAAGAAGCTAAAATAGCGATGAGCAGACAGTCCCAGAGAGCACTGCGCACATTCGACGCGCTGCAAAACATCGAAACGAGTTTATCGCGTCGTCTTTGTTCTCTGCTTCGCTCCTGTCTTGAACCCACACGCTCTAATCCACCCCTCAACGCAGTGTCCTAGATGGCAgccacgacagcagcagcagtggaaaagtcaaaGGTTGaagcaaggaaagcttcgctttaaaagacaaTGTTGAAAGTGCTCATGCTTTGACTCATACTTAGCGCGGCTTTCTTGCGTTCCTATTTAAATCACTGACGTGACCACTGACATGCACTATATATCTGCCCGCAACTTTTACTCATGAAGAAGCCATCGTCAGGACTGCTCTGGCTCCACACGCAAGAAGTTTTAAGAGATACCCTTCTCATAGGCAAGTAACAATCGACATGTTCCCGCTTTCTTCTCTTACTTTTCTTAAACGATTACTAGAAGCTATCACACCAAAATATATGTGGTCCCTTGCACATCTTTGCAAGTACAGAAGCTACATTGTAACCAATGTAGTCTTCATATTACCGTGGTTTTGAAATTACAGACAAGAATATCTTCTTATGCAAGCCTATAATTTTGTATGCGCCATAGTAAGCTTCAAAAAACAGCTGAAAATCATTGTTGATTTAGCCGACGGTTTCTCGTTTGCTTCTCTACAAAATTGGTGTTCCTGGTGTGTTTTGGTCACTGCCATATGACCTTCCTCCTCAACTTTAGATGGCGCAGCACAGAACTTTTTTACATAATTACGACCGTTTCTGAAGACATCACAGATATACACCTATAAATAGCAAAAAGTAGTATCTTTCGGTTGGTTAAGTAGACTTCACCACGGAACATCTTTGACCATGAAGGCGCCATCATCTCATTACCTTTTGCTAACCTGCTTGAAACACCATAAAAACAAAGCATTTTTTTGTTATGCATATCTTAAGATATTCAAGGCTTTCCGCCTTCAGACTCACTAAACAATCAAACAGCTGATGATAAGCTCAACTgcctttctttttatattttgccATAGTACGCGCAATGTCTAACCAGGCACATTCTTTTTATCTTCCTATGATCACGCACAGAAAGATAATTATCTTTTGGAATAAGAATTATAACAATCTGGCCTTGGTACTATGCAACTAAATAGACTCCCTCTCATGTACTATAACTATCCAATTATATCACTTATACGTACCAGTAATCGAAGATTTGTTTGATTTTCAGCTAATAATACAAAATTTGTAACCCTAAGTAGGTTTTTTCACAAAAgcgaaagaaaaactgaaaagattTTGTTTACTCATGCTGATATAGGTAAGAATATAATTTCCAGTTTAACCTTTTAGTAGCGCTAGCTGGCACCTCAATTTAGGTGTTTGTGTAGGGTTAGGTACTCTGTTATTTCTCTTTTAATGAACTCTGATAATTATAGGCAGGCCAATTTTTAAGGTCTGGAACATAAATAGAATATTAAATATTACCAATCGTATTTGTATGCGAAAATGAACAATCCCGTACTTTTAATGTCGAAAGTAACCGAATATTTTGACCGAACCGACTAGTAAAGTCGGGTTACTGTGGTCCATCTGTGAACAATCTTTTCAAAATTACAAGAACTGAAGCAACGAAAAATGTTTTTCAAGCAAAGCAGAATCAAAATGAGTAATCCgagctttgttttccattttCTAGCGTAAAGCTACCAGAGGATCTGTTATTTTTGCTTGTAGTCCGTAAACTAATGTTTCTTGTAGTTAAATCATGCCGCATGTTTGATTTTTACGCTACAACGTGTGATGTTATCCTTGCCGCGGGTGCTTGTACACGTTTCTAGAACATAAATGTCTTTCATGagctctttgttttctttttcttcaacaaGTCAGGTGTTTTGAAGAGCCATTTATTTAGCGATATGCGCCAAGCAAGACATGAAGAAGCTCTcccttctgtctttcttttttattcggaATATTGCCCTCAAGCATGACGACGTGATGCATACAATTTAAAAGTACATTTATTCATTTTTGGAAATATTATTTGGAACCAGGCAGTAAAGCTGTGGAGGGGCTACTGATTCTCTTCTTTTAATTACAATGAATGATGATGTGTTTCGTACGTTCTGATCAACGAAGGAGTGCTGAACCTTCTAGCCGCATTACCACTATTACCTCTAAGAAATCATTTGGCCCCAACAGCATCGCAAATATGTTCTTATATAGACGTGCTCACTGGGTCGCTAAATACCTCACCATTATCTTTCAAGCTTACAAAGGGAACATTTCCTGTAGCCTGGAAACAAGCTAAAATAATTTAAGTTCCTATAAGTGGCGCCAATCAGACATGCCTAACTGCAGGCGAATTTCTCTTACGCGCACTTGAATCAAACCACTTCTGTAGACATGTCTAAAATTATCTGCAAACTTTCAATTCAGCAGTGCAACATAGTTTTTCTAAGGGGTGGTCTACAGCAGCGTGGCTTGGTCTGACAGTTTACGATCTTTCACAAACAAAAAATAGTCACGGACAGATTTACCAGACTTTCTTAGAATTtcccaaagcatttgataaagtttaGCATCCTAAACTATtgcgaaaaataaatgaaatatttagAAATCCAACTATTACTAAGTGCTTTACATCCTACCTCCAGTCTCGTGAACAGTATTTTGAAGTATGCCCACTATTGAATATGCTAAGATAGTATGCGACCTTCACACAGCTACTAACCGTCACAAATTGGACTGTGTTCAACGACCGACGTCTATATTCGTTCTTCAAAAAAATCAGCACGTGCAGTCTCCCACTGAACTATGCAGTCGCACAAAACTTTTTGCTTTAGAACTAAGGACTAAGTTTGAATGATtaacatttttattattatttattcctGATGACACTAGAAATAATATATATAAATTGTGTGTAACTTTGCCAGATTAACGCTCTAGAGTTAGGCGCAGTTTATAGATACAACCACTAGTTGCATCGAATGACACATTCACACACAGCATTTTCTCAGGCTGAATAAAGAATGGAATTACTTACCAAATTCAGTCATCGTATCTTCCTCTGTCAGTGCTTTTACGGCTGGTTTAGAGTCTTATCTTCTGTGATATGTATGCGTCTTAACATGTGTTTTTGTTTCTGATGCACatgaaacaagtttttttttgtctttgttcaCCATATGTCACTCTTTATGGATACTGCGATTATACTGTCTCGTCCTATTTTGCTCGATATGTGGCTATATTTTCTAGCTTTCACGCATTTTTCTTCCCACTCCCATAAAGGCCTTTTCTTCGGCGAGCactataaacaaacaaacaaataaataaaaagaacataGGCATCTCCTGCAGGGGGGCGCACGCTTCGAACGAAAGAAGATCTCGTGATTCCACTGCGTCTGCGGCTGGTTTTATTAATAGCTGAAGCAGTAtcgagtctgaggatgctgctTTTTCATCGCACATTGATAGCGACGACAACGAAAACCAGTCGGCAAAATCGGTAGCCGCAGCCCAGTTAGCTTTGTATTTTGCTTGGGCCCGTCTTGCTGTCGTTTGAAGTGCTTGAGATCCTGCCAAGTTGGAGACTTGTAAAAACTGCACGAAATGCCACAACGATAGGAAAACTCACTCTAAACCAGAGTTTACTGCAAGACATTCAACGTTCCACTATGTTCTGCATCGAGCAACTCCTTCTCCGCATTGCACACCGAAATGTAGTGTTTGTAGTTGAATGTTTGTTGTGGAAGACCTGTTCAATGAACAGTTTAGATTTTTTGGAGGTAGTGCCTTTTCGGAGGCGATAAGTTTTCTTTGtctcataattttctttttcctcagtAGGCACAAGCGTGTCTTCACAAACattgttaaattttttttccataACCTTGATTCTCTCAAGTTATATTTTCTTTACGACACAAACCATGTTTATAAAACATTCATGCGCGAAAAGTTCATTCGttctgcttccccccccccccattttatgCATTACATCAAATACTAAGTTCCGTAGTTTCCTCAGAAGAAAAACCTcgcgtaacctacaaaaaacgCCTATTTTCACCATGGTAGGGCGAGAGTTAAGCCAAAGCACGAGCTTTATTCTTTGCCAACGCATAATTCTTTTCGATTACCGACATTTTGTGCTCGGTTAGGAATATATAGTGCACTAAAATAgccaatgttttattttattttttttatatctgcAGGTCCAATAACATTTGCTTGAAAAGTGGAACCGGAAGTGATATGGCTCAGAACCGGCTCAAACCCTACGCCCAAATCATCGACGGCTTGCCGAGGTGCCCCTTCGCGACTCCGGAATCCATCAGGAATGCTGTGCAGTTTGTGGCCCAGAAAGGCGACCTGCTGCAGGCGTCATTTCCCAAAAGCGGCACCCACTGGGTCCAGTACATCACCCAGCTGATACTTAATGGGGGGAAACCGCTCGACACGTATGAGGAGTTCACTGAACGGGCCCCATTCATCGAATACCGCGTGGACGCTGCTAAACACGAGACCAGCGCCCCAGTGCGGACGTTCTGCACTCACCTGCCCTTGCGCGTGGAGAAGCTGAACCCAGAGGCGAAGTATGTCTACGTGGCCCGCAATCCTTGGGACGTCAGCGTGTCCCTCTACTATCACGTAAGCGAGTGTTGGGATATGTGGCGTTTAGTATTTTCgcacatatttttttactttttttctattGGCGAGTGCCCACCTCGAATTGCATGCAAACTCTTTTATACCACAAATAATCATCCCTAACTCATTAGTCATTATATTTAGTGGCGAAGTATGCGATCTAGTGTGATTATCACGAACGTTTCTATTAAATACATACATAGCGAGGTAAActaatttctttataaataaataaattaattaataagtaTTCGCAGCCCATCCCTACTTTGGACATGACTCGTACATTAGTACGTCCGCAGTATTTCTTATGCCGGTTGTGTAATTAGCAATCACGTTCTTATGCTACGGTGATTATTATTCACGAAAGTATTCTAGGCCGGTCTGCCTCGAGAATTTCTCCCATGCACGTACGTCATGCCGCAAATCTACGACATGGCGATAGCATTGCTGTTTTCGCCTAAGTAGATGTTGGGAAAGCAACCATAGAAATGCTAGAATGGTTTTATTTGATAATAGAATTGCTGTCTTGGTGACGAATACATGTTGCAGTAAAGATATTTGGTATCATTTGTTTTATCTCTGAGGTAATGCAGAGAAACATGGCCGGCAGCATCGACATCTACACGGGTAATAAAGATGATAGCGCGTGGAACAACTTGCTATAccaccaaggtcgatccaaatggTTCGCGAAGCTTCTCTTGAAAAGCGGTCCCAAAGCACCATTCACCAACATATGGGGGTAATGAGGGTAGACATAggcagacgggggggggggggggcaagataGTGCGTGCAGTATCCAAAAAATGCTAATCGTATTATTAAGTAAATAGGCATCGTTGAGTGCACGAAATGTAAAAGATGGGAAATAGGCGCAGTTAAAAGTGCTAATCAAACGTTCTTGTTTTGTATTTTTAAATTGCAGATGACTTCCCTCAGCTTCTATCGCTTCCAAGAGGGCACATTCGATGACTTTTTGGAGGCCTTCTTGACAGGCTGTCTTCCTTACGGCAGCTACTTCGAGCACCTTGAAGCCGGTTACCTGCTCAAGGACAAACCAAACGTTCTCTTTCTCACGTACGAAGAATTGCAGAGAGACATACGAGACGCGGTACTTCGTTTGGCTAACTTTATCGGCGAACACTACGGGAACCTCATAAAAGAACGCAGCATGGAAGGGCACACGCAGTTGGACGCTATCGTCCAAATGAGTAGCCGTGAAAGCATGAGAAAAGTGATGGTGTTCAACCTCGGCGGGCATCCCGACCCGGAGGTTGACAAGCAGTTGAAGAGCCTGGACGTTTCGTCGAGAGTGGCCGACGGAGGAGACACCAAGCGCTATAATTTTGTCAGAAACGCCAAGATGGGAGAGTGGAAGGAGCGCTTCTCGCCTGAGCAGCTACGACGCATGGAGGACAGAATCGCGGAAAAAACCAGCTGTTCTAGCGTTATTATGGACCTTTGGAGCGAAATACGGACGGATGCATTGAGGTTGTGCTGAGTATGAGGCCGCCAACTGCATGATGCTTCACGAGTATTCACGATTATTTTCCTTCTTGTAATAAAATATTCAGAAGTGGCACAGCGATCATATACATGTCATTATTTGTGTAGTGGTGTGTCACTGTGAAGCGTAATTCATAGCGAGAAGCGGACATGGAGTGAAATGCAATTATCGGAAGAAAAACAAACTTACCCCATTTTTCCGTGCTGCACTACAAATGACGCCTGGGATCATAACCCGGGATGTGCTATATCATTAAAAGCACGCAACCAAAAGCTTTTTAAACTTCATTCAGCAAGGGTCTGTGTTTATATGTGTTCTCGACTGAGCAGCCACACGTATGACCTAAACCAAAAGCTGTTAGAGACTCTCCGCAAAATAATGAAGTCATTTAAGGCATGTTGTTTAAAGTAATTATTTCCCGAATGACTCCTCTGTTCTTGCATAGTATGCATGCAGTGCAGTTTCTCGAGCCTTCGCTAATGTGCTTTCTTAGTCGTCCTCAGTACCATTTGAACGTCCCACATTATATGCTTCAGTTAAAGGTACCTGGTTTATAAATTTCCGCTGCAACCTTTTATCAGTACCGCCCCAGCAGGTATACTGGTGATTAGTGACGCGTCAGTTGGCAACAAGCCCACGAGGTGCGACCGATGGCGGCGAGCGTTAAACAGGCTGAGCACCTCTTCATTCCGCACTTCCAACCGTCCCTGGAAAACAATACCTTCCACCTACAAGCGCTGGCAATAATCACAGGTCTGGAAGAGTAAAAGAGTAAACGTGCAGAGTGCGGCATAATATAGGGAATTAGGGTGAAGAGGCGCGTGGGGCtacgaaggaaagaaaaggaatttGTATATTTATAGAGCGGCAGGTGGAAGGGGTGGAGTCGGAATCGCACACCCGCAGCTAGATGCGGTAGCAGGCGTAAATATTTCCACGTCACATTGTTGACGATGAGGCTAAAAAAGCTGATGTGCTGAGTCGAATGTATTTATTCCGCGCGAAAATGCAATCGTCCATTCAGACACATGGTAACCTTCTTCTAACTTACTCAGCATCGATTTCGAATGTTTCGTCAATcattaaaaaaacattttaaCATACTAGTGCAGTGTGATCACCTTAAAGTTATCTTGCCAGAACGACCTCGGGAAGTCTTCAGATGATCTAGTAACCTGCATGACATTTTAACGTCATCTAAAACGAGAATTCCCAAGACAGTGGTTTGCCTCCCTTTCAAGATGACACGGTGCAAAGTTGGTGCACCATGACGACACCATGTATTGCCAGTAGCACTGTTCCAACTTCCACAATGAAACTAAAGATAATTTCACGTGCGGCACTAATAAATGCATCTATTTGCTCGAATGTTCTGCTTGTAACCGCACCTGGAAACTTATGCAGCGCGATCGCATATAtatagcctcctcctccgctttctttttcgcgctctcttcgcaatcgcagtctttcatctcccgctgcgcacGGCGTTTGCTTTCATTCCTTTCATTCCGTTTGCTTTAAagaaattaagttatggggttttacgtaccaaaccactttcagattatgaggcgcgccgtagtggaggacaccggaaatttagaccagctggggttctttaacgtgcacctgaatctaagcacacgggtgttttcgcctctatcgaaatgcg
This window encodes:
- the LOC142586193 gene encoding sulfotransferase 1A1-like, with the translated sequence MAQNRLKPYAQIIDGLPRCPFATPESIRNAVQFVAQKGDLLQASFPKSGTHWVQYITQLILNGGKPLDTYEEFTERAPFIEYRVDAAKHETSAPVRTFCTHLPLRVEKLNPEAKYVYVARNPWDVSVSLYYHMTSLSFYRFQEGTFDDFLEAFLTGCLPYGSYFEHLEAGYLLKDKPNVLFLTYEELQRDIRDAVLRLANFIGEHYGNLIKERSMEGHTQLDAIVQMSSRESMRKVMVFNLGGHPDPEVDKQLKSLDVSSRVADGGDTKRYNFVRNAKMGEWKERFSPEQLRRMEDRIAEKTSCSSVIMDLWSEIRTDALRLC